A region of the Nocardia nova SH22a genome:
TCCGAGTCGCCGGAAGGCGATGACAGCGCGCCGGAGGTGGCCCACCTGGCCGAGGCGGGACCGAATCGAGCGCAGCCCGGCGCGTCCGCTCCGGAGCCGGACGCATCCGATGCGGGGCAGGCTCCTGCCGAGGAACCGTCGCAGAGTGCCGGACCGGACCACGCCGACGACCGGCGCGACAACGGCACCACGCCTCGATCGGCCCCCCAGATCCGCGACGAATCCCAGCCTTCGCGCCACACCGCCAGGAATCTCTGATGCACACCCTGCTCGACGATCTGTCCGAATTATGGCGCGTCACCCTGGCGGCACTGATCTTCGGAGCCGGACTGCCCGCGATCTTCGCGCTCGGCGTGGCCCTGCACTCGATCGCCGGTGATGCGCCGCCGTCCGCCGTCGTCCGCCGTCGTGCGGTCGCCACGGCCGCCGGATTGTGTTATGCGGTGGTACTGCTGACCGTCGTCGCCGGAGTGTTGTTCGTTGCCAAGGATTTTCTGGCCGCGCGCCTCGGCATCCACCTGTTCGGTTGAGAGGACATCGTGACCACCGGATCCGCATCACCACAGCAACCCGAACCCGCCGAAACGGCGCCGTCGGTACTGCAGAAGGTCCTGGGCTGGCTGCGCGCTGGATATCCGCAGGGTGTGCCCCAATCGGACTATGTCGCCCTGCTCGCGGTCCTGCACCGCCGCCTCACCGACTACGAGGTGCATCTGGTCGTCGAGGAGCTGGTCCGCGAACGCGCCGGTGACGACGAGATCGCCCGGCACGAGATCGAGGACGCCATCGCCCGAGTTGCCAAGGAGCTGCCGGGCGAGGACGATATCGCTCGAGTGGCCTCACACCTGGCAGCTGGTGGCTGGCCGCTGGCGACACCGACGTCGGATTGACCTTCCCCTCGATTCAGTGAAGGAAGTGCAGACCCGTTCACGGGTCGACGACCCCGACATGACAACATCGCGAACGTGAGCACCACCCTGCGGACCCTCCCCATGCCCACCGGAGCCGCGCTGGGCGACATCATGCCGCATCTGCGTGCGGCACTGGAGGGCAACGGTCCGGCGTGGCTGCCGATCCCCACCGGCGATCGCCGGGAATCCCATCGCCTGTCCAGCGCATTGCGCCCCGGCGAACCGATCGATGACGATGTGGCCCTGGTGGTTACGACCTCCGGCACCACCGGCGTGCCCAAGGGCGCGATGCTCACCTCCGCCGCCCTGCGCGCCAGCGGTGACGCCACCCACGAACGCCTCGGCGGTCCCGGACAGTGGCTGCTGGCCCTGCCGACCCATCACATCGCCGGTGTGCAGGTGCTGTTGCGCAGTATCCAGGCCGGTACCGAACCGGTCGTACTCGATGTGTCCGGCGGTTTCCTGCCCGGCGGGCTGGCGACCGCGGTCGCGGGTATGACCGGAGACCGCCGCTACACCTCACTGGTGCCGACCCAGCTGATCAAGGCCCTCGACGATCCCGTCGGCGTCCAGGCGCTCGCGGCCCTGGACGCGGTGCTGGTCGGCGGCGCCGCCACCCCGCAACCGGTGCTCGACCGGGCCCGGGCGGCCGGAATCACCGTGGTCCGCACCTACGGGATGAGCGAGACCTGCGGTGGTTGCGTCTACGAGGGCGTCCCGCTGCGCGGTGCCGAGGTGCGGATCGAGGACGGTCGCGTACTGCTCGGCGGCGCCATGCTCGCCAAGGGCTATCGCGGCATCCCCGATCATCCCGCCTTCGCCGAACCCGGCTGGTTCCGCACCGATGACGCCGGGACCTTCGACAACGGCGTGCTGACCATCACCGGACGGCTGGACGAGGCCATCATGACCGGCGGACTGCTGGTGATCCCCCAGGTGGTCGAGGCCGTCCTGGCCACCCATCCGGCGATCAACGAGGCCGTCGTGCTGGGCCTGCCCGATGCCCGGCTGGGCCAGCGGGTCGCCGTCGCGGTGGTACCGAATCCGGGGGCCACGCCGACCCTGGACGAGTTGCGCGCGCACGTGGTCGCCGAGCTCGATCCGATTGCCGCACCCCGGGAGCTGGCGATCGTGGAAGAGATCCCGATGCGCGGCCCTGGCAAGCCCAACCGCGTGAAGTTACGCGAGCACCTGCTCGAGCAGATCACGCACTGAGTAACCCCGCCGCACGACTTCGGTCGCCACGCACGTGTCCACGAGCCGCACTTCGGGGGCCGCAGGCCACCACGTCGGAGACACGAACACCACACCGAAGCCGGGCCACCGCGTCGATCTCGCAGGCCCGCACGGCCCTCGTGGATACGCGATCCGAAGCTGGCGAACACTGCCTGATCTGCGAAAACACGTCTGCGGGTCCGGTCGTGCAAGTGGACGGCGACCGGCTTGCGTCGGCACGCAACAGCGACGCAAGCCGGGTGCAAGACCGGCCCCGCACTGTTGTGGCATGACTTCTTACGCACCTGCTGAAGCACTCGCCATCGAGGCGGACGGGCTGGTCAAGGTCTTCGGGGAACAGCGGGCCGTCGACGGCGTGAGCCTGGCGGTGCCGCAGGGCGCCGTCTACGGCGTGCTCGGTCCGAACGGGGCCGGTAAGACCACCACCATCCGCATGCTCGCCACCCTGCTGCGGCCCGACGGCGGCCGGGCCCGGATCTTCGGCCGCGACGTGGTGGCCGAACCGACCGCGGTCCGCTCGCTCATCGGCGTCACCGGGCAGTACGCCTCGGTCGACGAAAAGCTCAGCGCCACCGAGAATCTGATGATCTTCTCCCGGCTGCTCGGGCTCAGCCGCACCGACGCCAAGCGCAAATCGGCCGAACTGCTCGAGGAATTCGGCCTCACCGAGGCCGCGAACAAGGCCCTGGAGAACTTCTCCGGCGGTATGCGGCGCCGGCTCGATCTGGCGGCCAGCCTGATCGCGACCCCGCCGCTGCTGTTCCTCGACGAGCCCACCACCGGCCTGGATCCGCGCACACGCGCCCAGATGTGGGAGACCATCCGCCGCCTGGTCCGCGAGGGCGCGACCGTGCTGCTGACCACGCAGTATCTGGACGAGGCCGATCAGCTGGCCGATCGCATCGCGGTCATCGACCGCGGCAAGGTCATCGCCGACGGCACCTCCGACGAGCTCAAGAGTTCGGTCGGCCAGTCGGCCCTGCAGATCACCGTCGCCGACCGCACCCGGATCGAACAGGCCCGCACCGTGATCGGGGACTTTCTCTCCCGCGCGGAGGGCAAGTTGGTCGAAGCCGCCATCTCGCCCGAGGCCGGGCGGATCACCGCACCGCTCAGCGATCCGGGCGTCACCGCCGATCTGCTGATCCGGCTGCGCGACAACGATGTTCGCGTCGACGAGATCACCGTGAGCAAGCCGAGCCTGGACGAGGTGTTCTTCGCCATCACCGGCCACGGCGCCGAATCCGAGGACACAGCAGCCGAATCCGAGACCGACGCGGCGTGAGCGCGAACGTCGCCTCTCCCACACCTCCCGAACTCCCGAAGGACATACCGTGACCACCACACTTCCCGCTCCCGGTACCACCGGGCGGCACGCCGCGCGTGCATCGATTCCCGATGTGAGCAACCACATTTCGCTCCGCCAGACCATCGCCAATTCGATGACGATGGCCTACCGCGGCATCCTCAAGATCAAACACAATCCGGAACAGCTGTTCGATGTCACCATCCAGCCGATCCTGTTCACGGCGCTGTTCGCCTACATCTTCGGCGGCGCGATCGGTGGCAGCGTGCACGCCTATCTACCGGTGCTGATTCCGGGCATCCTGGTCCAGACGGTCGTGCTCACCTCGGTCGTCACCGGCACCCAGCTCCGTGAGGACATGGACAAAGGCGTCTTCGATCGCTTCAAATCCCTTCCCATCGCCCGGGTTTCGGCCCTGGCCGGTGCGCTGGTCGCCGATATGGTGCGCTACGGCCTGGCGACCACCCTCACCGTGGTGGTCGGCCTGATCCTCGGCTATCGGCCCGCGGGCGGTGTGGTCGGTGTCGTCGTCGCCGGACTGGTCGTCGTGTTCTGTTCGTTCGCCGTGAGCTGGATCTGGGCTCTCGTGGGTGTCACCGGTAAGAGCGCCGCTTCGGTGCAGGGCATCTCGATGATGATCATGTTCCCGCTGACCTTCATGTCGGGCGCGTTCGCACTCGTCAGCACCATGCCGGGCTGGATGCAGGCCATCAACAAGGCCAATCCCGTGTACTACATGGTGAATTCGTGCCGCGAACTGATGAACGGCAACGTGTACAGCAGCAATCTGCTGTGGTGCCTGGTCGGATCCGTCGTGGTGATCGCGATCTTCGCACCGCTGGCCATCCGAGCCTACATGCGCCGGGCATAGCACGCGCCATCGGCGAAACTGTCCGCCGGTCACGAAAGTGACCGGCGGACAGTCGTATTCGCTCAGGGCCACAACGGTCAGGCAAGCAACCGCTCGAGGTCCGGCAGCAGCGTCAGGAACCGGACCGCCGCCGTGTGTCTGCTCATCCCCGATATCGCTCGCTGCCCCGCCTCGATGACCTCCGCGCCGACCCGTTCGGTCGCCACAGCCAGGTGCCGACTCCAGTGCATCGACGAATAGTCCTGGCGCCCTACCGCTTTCTGCGCGATGGCCAGCAACTCCGCACCCAGCCGAGAATCCCCGCCGGTGTGGATCAGATAGGAGCCGAGCGCACCCGCCGCACCACCGATCTGCGGCAGATCGGTGAACTGGGTCAGCCGTTCCTCAGCCGCGCGGACGATCTCGAGCGCCAGCGTCGGCACCTCGCGCACCGCGTCGTTGAGCACATGGGCGTCCAGCACCGCGGCGGCGACGATGATGTCGCCGGGTCCGGGGCCCGCCACCGAGATCGGCCAGCCGAACAGCTCCAGGCTGCGCCGGAAGGCGAGCAGCCCGCGCTCGATATGTCCTTCCGCCAGATCGAGTTCGGCGAGCCCCGCGACCACCGCCGCCTTGCGTTGATTCGGCGCGGTCACCGGTTCGTCGACGCCGACACCGTCGTCCACGATGCCGAGTGCGAGTTCCAGCTCACGCCGCGCCTCGGCCAGGTGTCCGGTGCCGACCATCGAGATCGCGAGGAAGCTGGACAGTTCCACGCTCTCCTCGTAGCAGCGCAGCTCCCGCATCAGCTCCGCGGCACGGCGGTAGTAACCCACCGCCTCCTCGTATCGCGCTGCCTGCGAGGCGATCTGGCCCAGATGCTGACAGCACATCGCCGTACCCCACGCGTCGCGCCCGTCGACGAGGGCGAGCAGTTGCTTCGCATCGCGGGTCGAGCCCGCCATGTAACTGGCGTTCTCCCGTAGGTTCGCGCGGATCATCAGGGCCAGCGACCGGGTCATCTCGTCCTCGACGCGGGTACCGGCGGCGAGCCGCCGCACCGCCTGCCCCAGAACGACCGGCGCGCAGAGCAATTCGGCCAGGAACCGGAGGGCGGGGCGCAGATCGTCGCGGGCCAGCAGGCGGCGGGCCCGCACCCGGATGATCGCGAGGGGACGCAGACCGGCGTCGGCGAAGGCCAGATGCATCGCGAGGAAGACATGGGCCAGCATCTCGAGATCGGCGGCGCCGGATGGGCGCGCGCCGGTCGGCGACGGCACCGCCACCACGCGCGGCGCCCAGTTCATCAACTCCATGTGCGCACCGCGCATCACCCACAGCACGGCGATCGGCCCGAAGATCGTGTAGATGGTGCCGGAATCGCCGGTGTCGAGGGCATGGCGCAGCACCGACAGCAGATTGTCGAGTTCGGCGGCGAACGACAGCACCACCCGGACCTGCTCGGGACCGTCGTACGCGCACACCGCGTCGTGGACGAATTCCCTTGCCCAGCCGCACATCCGGTCCATCACCAGATCGGCCTCACCGGCCTCGGACAGCTGTTCCTCACCGAATTCGCGGACGGTTTCCAGCATCCGGTAGCGGGTGTCGATCGCATCGTCGTCGGCCAGGACCGTCAGCAGCGACTGGCCCACCAGACCGTCCACGGCCGCCACCGCGTCCAGCACATCCGGTCCCCCGGCCACGAATTCGGCCGCGCGCAAGGTGAATCCGCCCGGGAACCGGCACAAACGCCGCAACGCCACCCGCTGCTCGGGTTCGAGCAGATTCCAGCTCCACTCGATCACCGCGTGCAGGGTGCGATGGCGTTCGGGTGAGCTGCGATCACCCGAACGCAGCAGGGCGAAGCGATGTTCGAGCCGGGACTCGATCTCCTCGACGCTCATGGCCCGCACCCGGGCGGCGGCCAGTTCGATCGCCAGCGGCAGGCCGTCGAGGGTGCGGCACAGCCGCGCCACCACCTCCGGATCCAGTCGCGCCGAGGGCCGCACCGCGCGCGCCCGGCTGACGAACAGTTCGGTCGCGGGCGAACCCTGCGCATCGATCGCCAACGGCGGCAACGGATATACCGTCTCCGCCGTGATCGCCAACGGGGCGCGGCTGGTGGCCACGACGGTCAACTGCTCACAGCTGCCGACGAGATCGGCGACCACCTCGGCCACGGCGTCGATGAGATGTTCGCAGTTGTCCAGAATCAGCACCATCGGCCGCAGCGACAGGGCCTCGCGCAACCGCCGCTTGCCGTCGACGGTCGGGTTGCGGCGCAGCACATTGGTATCGCGCGTGTATTCGTTGACACCGAGGACCGCACCGATCGCATTCTCGATCTCGGCACAGGTCACCGTCATGCGCTCGGCGGGCGTTCCCTCGGAATCGGCACGCAGCGAAGCCAATTCGACCAGGGTGACCGGTAATCGCTGAGACAACCGGAGGCCGAGTTCGTTCGCGACCCGGGTCTTTCCGGTACCGCCCGGCCCGAGCACCGTCGTCACCCGGAATTCCCCGACGAGCTTCTCCAGCTCCCGCAGATCGCTCTCGCGGCCGAGCAGCGGATTGGGCGCAGCGCGCAGCCCCAGGGCCGTATTCGGCAGGGCGGCAGTGGGTTCCGGACGATCTTCGGGTGTCAGGGCGTGCTGTGCGGACGAGACCCGTTGCACCGCCGAAGCCGGTGCGGGGCGGGGCGGTGGCTGATCTCCACGCAGGATCGAGGTGTTCAACGCCACCAGAGCCGGTCCCGGGTCCGTACCCAGTTCCTCGCCGAGCCGCGTCCGCAACCCCGCGAAGACCTCCAGCGCCTCATTGGCGCGGCCGTCGGTGGCGAGCAGGCGCATCAGGGTGGCGTGGGCGGGTTCGTCGAGTGGTTCGACCGCCGCGGACCGGCGTGCCACCCGCAGGGCGCCCTCGATATCCCCGGCGGACTCGCGCGCCGACAGTTCCAGCACGTCCAGCGCCGACGCGCGGGCCGCGGCGAGTTCGCGGACCTCGTCGGCGACCGGGCCGGGCGGCAGATCGGCGCCCGGTTCCCCTCGCCACAGTCCGCGGGCGCGCAGCACACGGTCGAGACATCCGGCGCTGTCGCCGCTTTCGAGCCGCTGCCGCGCCTCCCGTTCCAGCACCTGCGCCATACTCAGATCGACCTGATCGGAGTTCATCAGCAACCGGTAACCGGCCGGGCCGATTTCCAACGCTCCCTCCGGGAGCGCCGAACGCAACCGCGAGACCTGGGTGTGCAGCGCGTTCATCGGCGCGCGCGGCGGCTGTTCACCCCAGACGTCGTCGATCAGCGCCTGCGCGCTGCGGCTGCGGCCCGGCTGCACGGCCAGTGCGGCGACCAGCAGCCGCGCCCGCGCACCGGGCACCGTGACCAGATCCGCGTCCCGGCGCAGCGCGATCTCACCAAGAACGGCTACCCGGATTCCGGACAGCGCCGGACCCCGGCCGTCCGGCCGGGTGTGCGCGCTCGTGTCCGCGGAACCGCTGTGATCAGAAAACATGCCATCGCAATCGTATGTGGCCCGTCGAGTGTTTTACGGGTGCGGCGAACCACACCCACCACGCAGTACTTTACTCCGATATATCGCAATATTCTTACCGAGCGCGAGAACACTGCGCTGCCGCCTCCGGCCCACCACCATTAGGCTGCGCACATGGCTAGTGCTGCACAATGGCTCGAAGGCGCCCGTCCGCGGACGTTGCCCAATGCGATCGCCCCGGTCCTGGTCGGAACCGGCGCGGCAGCGTCACTGGATGCCGCGGTGTGGTGGAAGGCGCTGCTGAGCCTGCTGGTCTCGCTGGCCCTGATCATCGGCGTGAACTTCGCCAACGACTACTCCGACGGAATTCGCGGCACCGACGACGAGCGGGTCGGACCGCTGCGGCTGGTCGGTTCGGGACTCGCGAGTCCCGCCGCGGTCCGCGGCGCGGCCTTCGCCTGCCTCGGCGTCGGCGCGATCTTCGGACTGATCCTGGTGTTCACCACCGCGTGGTGGCTACTGCTCATCGGCGCCGCCTGCCTGGCGGGCGCCTGGTTCTACACCGGTGGCAGTAAGCCCTACGGCTACAGCGGTTTCGGTGAGATCGCGGTCTTCGTCTTCTTCGGCCTGATCGCGGTGCTGGGCACCGAGTTCGTGCAGGCCGAGCGGGTCGAATGGGCCGGTCTCGTCGGCGCCGTCGCCGTCGGCGCCTTCTCCAGCGCGGTGCTGGTGACCAACAATCTGCGCGACATCCCCACCGATTCGGTGACCGGGAAGACCACCCTCGCGGTGAAACTCGGCGATACCCGCACCCGCACACTGCATCTGGTGCTGATGGCGGTGCCGTTCATCGCCACGCTGGCACTGACCGTGCGCACCCCGTGGGCACTGGCCGGACTGCTCGCGATTCCGCTGGCCGTCCGATCCAATGCCCCGGTGCGCGGCGGTGAGCAGGGACCCGGTCTGATTCCGTCGCTGCGCGACACCGGCCTCGCCATGCTGGCGTGGTCACTGCTGACCGCGCTGGCGCTGAGCATCGGCTGAGAGCTCAGTCCCGGCCGCCCTCCGGCACGAGAATGCCGAGCACCCAGTTGACCACCGTGACGATGACCGCACCGGCCAGCGCCGCCCAGAATCCGTCGATCCGCAGGCCGTAGTCGGTGGTCTCGGTGATCTTGGCGGTCAGCCACAGCATCAGCGCGTTGATCACCAGCAGGAACAGACCCAGCGTCACGATCACCAGCGGCAGGGACAGCAACTTCACGATCGGTTTGATCAGCGCGTTGACCAGTCCGAAGACGACCGCGACACAGACCACGACCAGAATCTTGCCGCCGGTACCCGAATCGGGCGGATCCTTCAGTTCGATTCCACCGATCCAGGCCGCGGCGAGCCAGATCGCGAGTGCGTTGATCGCCAGGCGAAGCAGAAGAGCCATGCCGCAATGCTAACGGCGCGCGGTCCCGATCACCGGCCGAGCGGACCGAGCCCAACGTGTCACCGCCGCCGGGCCCGATCCCGCATCACGCGGCGCGATCGAGGGCTTCGTGGACAGCGGTGCGCACCCGGTCGATCCCGTCGGCGCCGCCCAGCAGTTCCCGCGTCGTCGGATTGGCCGCGCGCAGGATGCCGAGCAGGATGTGCCCCTGCTCGATACTGTCGTCGCCCCGGGTGATCGCCTCGCGCAGCGACAGTTCCAGCGTCTTCTTCGCGTCCTTCGAGAACGGGATGTGGCCGAAGTTCACGATTCCGCCCAGACGGAATCTGCCGCGCCCCTTCTCCGCCGCGGGCGGCTCGTCGAACACGTCCTCACCGAAAGTCGCCTGCACACTGTCGCGTACCGCCTCCAGATCGATGCCGATCGACCTCAATGCGGCGGCATCGTCGGCGCCGAGCGGTTCGTCCGCGACTTCGGTCGTCAACCGATCCCGGATTTCCTCGGCGGTGATTCCATTGTCGGTCAATATCTTTCGAACTCCGGCATCCGGTCGGGCCACCACGCCGAGCAGCACATGCTCGACATCGATCTGCGGCGAACGCAATTCGCGGGCCTCCTCCTGGGCCAGCACGATCGCGGTCCGCGCCGCTTTGGAAAATCGTTCGAACATCAGCGAATTCCGCCTCTCCGGTTGTACTTCTGATGGACCGCCTGCCGGCTCACCTCGAGCGCGTCGGCGATGGCTTGCCAGGACCAGCCCTGCTTGCGCGCATTGGCCACCTGAATCGCCTCCAGTCGCTCGAGCAAGCGCCGCAGAGCCAGGACCGCCCGCAACCCGACCTGCGGGTCGGGACTTCCGGCGGCGGCTGCCAGCGTTGTTGCCTCACTCATGTACGTCAATTTACGTTGACATCCGGGGCGCGTCAATGAAAATTGACACTTCGAGATGTTCTCCCCTGGCGAACGCCCGGTCAGCCGCGCCAGATACCGGTGGCGGCGAACTCGGTCAGAACGGCATGCGCCGCGGTCGGATCCAGCCCCTGCGCGGCGACCCACTCGTCGTTGAAATACGTTCCCGCATAACGATCTCCGCCATCGCACAGCAGCGTCACCACACTGCCCTCGCGACCCGCGGCGAGCATCTCCGCGATCACGGCGAACGCACCCCACAGATTGGTCCCGGTGGATCCGCCGACCCGACGCCCCAATGCCTCACCCGCAAAGCGGCAGGCCGCGATCGAGGCCGCGTCGGGCACCTCGATCATCCGATCGACCACCTGCCCGATGAACGACGGCTCGACCCGCGGCCGCCCGATTCCCTCGATCCGCGACGGCATCCCCGTCTGATAATCCGCGTCGCCGACCTCGTAACCGCCGTAGAACGCGGAGTTCTCCGGGTCGACCACGGCCAGCCTGGTCTTGTGCCGTCGATAGCGGATGTAGCGCCCGATCGTCGCGCTGGTGCCGCCCGTCCCCGCGCCGACCACGATCCAGTCCGGAATCGGATGGGTCTCCAGCACCATCTGCTGATAGATGGATTCGGCGATGTTGTTGTTCCCGCGCCAGTCGGTGGCCCGCTCGGCGTAGGTGAACTGATCCATGTAGTGGCCGTCGCATTCGGACGCCAGCCGCACCGCCTCGGTGTAGATGTCCGGCGGGCGCTCCACGAAATGGCAGCGTCCACCCTGCGCCTCTATCAGCGCGATCTTCTCCGGTGACGTCTTCGCGGGCACCACCGAGACGAAGTCCAGACCCAGCAGCTTCGCGAAATACGCCTCGCTGATCGCCGTCGAACCCGACGACGCCTCGACGATCGTCGTCCCCTCGCGCACCCAGCCGTTGCAGATCGCGTACAGGAACAGCGACCTGGCCAGCCGATGTTTCAGACTGCCGGTCGGATGGGTGGACTCGTCCTTCAGATACAGCCGCACACCCCACTCGGGCGGCAGCGGATAGCGCAACAGATGGGTATCGGCGCTGCGCTGCGCATCGGCCTCGATCAGCCGCACCGCATCGTCGACCCACTCCCGCGAGATACTGCGATCGCAGTACCTCACCGCCCCTCCCGCACCCGGTCGGGCCGACGAGCCGCTGCGCGATTGTCGCTCACCGCCCCTCCTCGCCCCGCATCCTCGCGCGCAGGTTCGCCTTGTCGTTGCGGCGCTTCGCATCGACCGCGGCGATGTCCTCGTTCACCCGGGTACGCAGCTTCTTGAACAGCACCAGCGACAGCGGCATCGCGACGACCAGCGCGAACAGCAGCGCGACGATCAGCGGGATGTCCACATGCACCAGATTCGCCACCACCAGGATGATCGCGGCGATCACCGCGACCAGCGCCAATCGCGCCAGGGTGTACAGCGCCAGGTTGCCTGCGAGCCGCCGCCCCGCCGAGGCCGGGGCCCGATCGCTCGCGGCGTCGTCGGGTCGGGATGCTTCACTCACAAGACCAGGGTAGGCGACGCCCGGATACCCGTTCCGACCTGCCCGGCCCCCTGCCGCGGAGGTCGCTCGCGGTTCGCTGCCCCGATTACTTCCAATCGAACGTATATCCGTTTTGTCTATTACTTCCCCTTTACCAACGTTAGATCGTTCGAGTACCCAGGGGTCCGGGTGTAACTATGTCGCTATCTGATGAGGGATCTGTCGATTACGGAAAGGTTTGCGAATGACTGCGATCACCGCGGCGAGCCGCACGTTGGGTTCCGTCAACGGCCAGGAGGCCCTCCTGACCCCGGGCCAGGTGGCGGCGCTGTT
Encoded here:
- a CDS encoding DUF4229 domain-containing protein; translated protein: MSEASRPDDAASDRAPASAGRRLAGNLALYTLARLALVAVIAAIILVVANLVHVDIPLIVALLFALVVAMPLSLVLFKKLRTRVNEDIAAVDAKRRNDKANLRARMRGEEGR